A single region of the Brassica rapa cultivar Chiifu-401-42 chromosome A03, CAAS_Brap_v3.01, whole genome shotgun sequence genome encodes:
- the LOC103857649 gene encoding uncharacterized protein LOC103857649 — translation MAPEENSTCEPCKTFGQKCSHVVKKQRTKFYILRRCIAMLVCWRDNSHDRNDS, via the coding sequence ATGGCACCAGAGGAGAATAGCACGTGTGAGCCTTGCAAAACGTTCGGGCAAAAGTGCAGTCATGTCGTGAAGAAACAAAGAACCAAGTTTTATATTCTACGCCGTTGTATCGCTATGTTAGTCTGCTGGCGTGACAACAGCCACGACCGCAACGACTCTTGA
- the LOC103857651 gene encoding translin isoform X1 gives MMNTAYRSLHLTASRLINPNPISSSLLHLLAAPRRSSPLRRRFLATPFSSSLYIPMAAGDDQVPPPESHLLEKQFESFRVQLEESAALREQIRAVVMEIESATRLIQANLLLVHQSRPIPEIIEKAKEKIDDLKKFYGRLAEILQKCPGQYYRYHGDWRSETQAVVSQLAFMHWLETGTLLVHTEAEAKLGLNSLEFGLETEDYLTGICFMSNDLPRYVVNRVTAGDYDCPRKVMNFLTDLHAAFRMLNLRNDFLRKKFDSMKYDLRRVEEVYYDVKIRGLISGGDPPLPNVQDQS, from the exons ATGATGAACACAGCGTATCGAAGCCTTCACTTGACAGCATCTCGTCTGATAAACCCTAACCCCATCTCCTCCTCTCTTCTCCATCTTCTCGCTGCTCCTCGTCGCTCCTCTCCTCTCCGCCGTCGGTTCTTAGCAACtcctttctcttcctctctctacATTCCTATGGCGGCAGGAGATGACCAGGTCCCTCCACCGGAGTCTCACCTTCTCGAGAAGCAGTTCGAGAGCTTCCGTGTCCAGCTCGAAGAGTCTGCAGCTTTGAGAGAGCAGATTCGCGCTGTGGTTATGGAGATCGAGTCCGCCACGAGGCTCATTCAAGCTAACCTCCTTCTCGTTCACCAGTCTCGACCCATTCCAG AGATAATTGAGAAAGCTAAGGAAAAGATCGATGATTTGAAGAAGTTTTACGGTCGGCTTGCTGAGATTCTTCAGAAGTGTCCTGGACAGTACTATAG GTACCATGGGGACTGGAGGAGTGAGACGCAGGCAGTGGTCTCACAGCTTGCTTTTATGCACTGGCTAGAAACTGGAACTCTTCTTGTGCATACTGAAGCTGAAGCTAAACTTGGGT TGAACAGTTTGGAGTTTGGACTGGAGACAGAAGATTATCTGACCG GAATTTGCTTCATGTCAAACGATTTG CCAAGGTACGTGGTGAATAGAGTAACAGCAGGAGACTATGACTGCCCAAGAAAGGTGATGAACTTCTTGACGGATCTTCATGCAGCCTTCCGCATGCTCAACCTCAGGAACGATTTTCTTCGCAAGAAATTCGACA GTATGAAGTATGACCTAAGAAGAGTGGAAGAAGTATACTATGATGTTAAGATCCGAGGTTTGATTTCTGGTGGAGATCCTCCTCTTCCTAACGTCCAAGACCAATCCTAA
- the LOC103857651 gene encoding translin isoform X2, with translation MMNTAYRSLHLTASRLINPNPISSSLLRRRFLATPFSSSLYIPMAAGDDQVPPPESHLLEKQFESFRVQLEESAALREQIRAVVMEIESATRLIQANLLLVHQSRPIPEIIEKAKEKIDDLKKFYGRLAEILQKCPGQYYRYHGDWRSETQAVVSQLAFMHWLETGTLLVHTEAEAKLGLNSLEFGLETEDYLTGICFMSNDLPRYVVNRVTAGDYDCPRKVMNFLTDLHAAFRMLNLRNDFLRKKFDSMKYDLRRVEEVYYDVKIRGLISGGDPPLPNVQDQS, from the exons ATGATGAACACAGCGTATCGAAGCCTTCACTTGACAGCATCTCGTCTGATAAACCCTAACCCCATCTCCTCCTCTCT TCTCCGCCGTCGGTTCTTAGCAACtcctttctcttcctctctctacATTCCTATGGCGGCAGGAGATGACCAGGTCCCTCCACCGGAGTCTCACCTTCTCGAGAAGCAGTTCGAGAGCTTCCGTGTCCAGCTCGAAGAGTCTGCAGCTTTGAGAGAGCAGATTCGCGCTGTGGTTATGGAGATCGAGTCCGCCACGAGGCTCATTCAAGCTAACCTCCTTCTCGTTCACCAGTCTCGACCCATTCCAG AGATAATTGAGAAAGCTAAGGAAAAGATCGATGATTTGAAGAAGTTTTACGGTCGGCTTGCTGAGATTCTTCAGAAGTGTCCTGGACAGTACTATAG GTACCATGGGGACTGGAGGAGTGAGACGCAGGCAGTGGTCTCACAGCTTGCTTTTATGCACTGGCTAGAAACTGGAACTCTTCTTGTGCATACTGAAGCTGAAGCTAAACTTGGGT TGAACAGTTTGGAGTTTGGACTGGAGACAGAAGATTATCTGACCG GAATTTGCTTCATGTCAAACGATTTG CCAAGGTACGTGGTGAATAGAGTAACAGCAGGAGACTATGACTGCCCAAGAAAGGTGATGAACTTCTTGACGGATCTTCATGCAGCCTTCCGCATGCTCAACCTCAGGAACGATTTTCTTCGCAAGAAATTCGACA GTATGAAGTATGACCTAAGAAGAGTGGAAGAAGTATACTATGATGTTAAGATCCGAGGTTTGATTTCTGGTGGAGATCCTCCTCTTCCTAACGTCCAAGACCAATCCTAA
- the LOC103857650 gene encoding uncharacterized protein LOC103857650, with protein MDWTGLVPPFGMDPRPYSPETFAGFKCHTVVDENVCHSMKDTKSFFMEPKHHDNFAVDSFLGLGMENMDISSKMEEFSLGLDFSFLPDDYGNSRGLDPWSKQDREAGLKPEILDGFLDEVEEVEHIYASHHPPSTTNHFLPETQVKKEVSELDGEPYGLMNFSSESFSPSGSIGLSEWSKETAVPHAESSVKVKNEPGDDRKPLSTLLGSWVGRGRSRNKNLLNTRCSRLDSFSETKSCLSYDFRPRKEPMDDTLLSDDPITSSESEDDISVTTIKSKIRTDRRKHHRMWTIDEVVKLLDGISHFGLGKWTDIKNLFFHSSSHRTPVDIRDKWRNLLKASCSNKHNGDEEGEEKRRWSAGRTIPKDILHRVRELASLHSKSLCDFHGSSRNSRKKKKKRS; from the exons atggactggactggactagTGCCTCCTTTTGGTATGGATCCGAGACCTTATTCTCCTGAAACTTTTGCTGGATTCAAGTGTCACACT GTTGTTGATGAGAATGTTTGCCATTCAATGAAGGACACGAAGAGCTTCTTTATGGAACCTAAGCATCATGACAATTTCGCCGTGGATAGTTTCTTAGGCCTTGGTATGGAGAATATGGACATAAGCTCCAAGATGGAAGAGTTTTCACTTGGACTTGACTTTAGCTTTCTCCCAGATGATTATGGTAATTC ACGTGGTCTAGATCCTTGGAGCAAGCAAGATAGAGAAGCAGGTTTAAAGCCAGAA ATTCTTGATGGGTTTCTGGATGAAGTTGAGGAAGTGGAACATATCTACGCATCACACCATCCACCTTCTACTACTAACCATTTCCTTCCAG AAACACAAGTCAAGAAGGAAGTATCTGAATTAGATGGTGAACCTTATGGTCTTATGAACTTCAGTTCAGAATCTTTTTCTCCTAGTGGAAGCATTGGACTCTCCGAGTGGTCAAAAGAAACAGCTGTTCCACATGCTGAATCCAGTGTAAAAGTTAAAAATGAACCAGGAGATGACAGGAAACCGCTATCCACTTTACTAGGCTCTTGGGTTGGACGAGGCAGGAGTCGAAACAAGAACTTGCTCAACACTCGTTGTAGTAG ATTAGATTCTTTCAGTGAAACAAAGTCTTGTTTGTCTTATGACTTCAGGCCTCGGAAAGAACCTATG GACGATACATTGTTATCGGATGATCCAATAACTTCATCTGAGAGCGAAGATGACATATCAGTAACAACAATCAAATCCAAAATCCGAACTGACAGGAGAAAGCATCACAGGATGTGGACTATAGATGAAGTGGTGAAGTTGCTTGATGGTATCTCTCACTTTGGTCTTGGCAAATGGACTGATATAAAGAACCTCTTCTTTCATTCATCATCCCACCGCACGCCTGTTGATATCaga GATAAATGGCGTAATCTACTGAAAGCAAGTTGCAGTAACAAGCATAATGGGGATGAAGAg GGTGAAGAAAAACGACGGTGGTCAGCGGGTCGCACTATCCCTAAGGATATACTGCATCGTGTAAGAGAACTTGCTTCGCTCCACTCCAAGTCATTGTGTGACTTTCATGGCTCCTCAAGAAACtcaaggaagaagaaaaagaagaggagTTGA
- the LOC103857652 gene encoding indole-3-acetic acid-induced protein ARG7, translated as MKSKFIKSCEKKLKMMTCKVIPPCTFCKTCCQRICWAFKKKAEVIPKDVPKGHLVVYVGEESRRFVIKISLLTHPLFKALLDQAQDAYGFSADSRLWIPCDVSTFLHVVRCAGAPRRQNKCMCI; from the coding sequence ATGAAGAGCAAGTTCATCAAGTCCTGCGAAAAGAAACTGAAAATGATGACATGCAAAGTCATACCCCCTTGTACGTTTTGCAAGACATGCTGCCAAAGAATTTGCTGGGCGTTCAAGAAGAAAGCTGAGGTGATACCAAAGGATGTCCCCAAGGGACACTTGGTTGTCTATGTAGGTGAGGAGTCCAGGAGGTTTGTGATAAAGATCAGCTTGCTTACACACCCACTCTTCAAGGCATTGCTGGATCAAGCACAGGATGCTTACGGTTTCAGTGCTGACTCCAGACTATGGATTCCATGCGATGTGAGTACCTTCCTCCATGTTGTCCGTTGCGCTGGTGCTCCACGGCGTCAGAACAAGTGCATGTGTATCTAG